Part of the Archocentrus centrarchus isolate MPI-CPG fArcCen1 chromosome 4, fArcCen1, whole genome shotgun sequence genome is shown below.
GTGTTGGAAACCTCAATCTAAATTATCAGAGGTTCTAGAAgatgcttaactttaaaatGACACTAATAGGTGCAATAACAGCCTGCACAAACACACGGGGCTATTTCCTGGGACTCTCTTTGCATCCAAGTGCTCCACAAATGGTCAGATTTGGGAAGGTTATGCAGGCAGGTTTGTTGTGTTTATGTGGTTTACAGTCAGAATATAAGAATAACAGGGATTTgacaaaaaactatacacacacacacacacacacacacacacacacacacacacacacacacacacacacacacacacacacacagtgggtacggaaaatattcagacccctttaaattttccactctttgtttcattgcagccatttgctgaattcaaaaaagttcattttatttctcattaatgtacactccatgccccatcttgacagaaaaaaacagaaatgtagaaatttttgcaaatttattaaaaaagaaaaactgaaatgtcaCATGGTCataaagtattcagaccctttgctgtgacactcatatttaactcacatcatttcacatcatttcttctgatcctccttgagatggttctactccttcattggagtccagctgtgtttaattaaactgattggacttgatttacaaaggcacacacctgtctatataagacctcaaaGCTCACCGtacatgtcagagcaaatgagaatcatgaggtcgaaggaactgcccaaggagctcagagacagaattgtagcaaggcacagatctggccaaggttacaaaagaatttctgcagcactcaaggttcctaagagcacagtggcctccataatccttaaatggaagaagctTGGGACAACCAGAACCCTTCTTAGACCTcgccgtccagccaaactgagcaatcatgggagaagagccttggtgagagaggtaaagaagaacccaaagatcactgtgccTAAGCTCCATAGATGCAgtagttccacaaagtcaactatcactgtAGCCCTCCACTAGTCAGGGCTTTAGGACAGAGTGGTCCGacggaagcctctcctcagtgcagacatatgaaagcccgcatagagtttgccaaaagacacatgaaggactcccagactacGAGAAAtaattctctggtctgatgagacgaCGACTGAACTTTCTGGCGTTAATTCTAAGCGGTATatgtggagaaaaccaggcactgctcatcacctgcccaatatAATctcaacagtgaaacatggtggtggcagcatcatgctatgggggtgtttttcagctgcagggacaggacgactggttgcatttgaaggaaagatgaatgcggccaagtacagagatatcctggaagaaaacctcttcgagagtgctcaggacctcagactgggccgaaggttcacTTTCCAACAAGATAATGACCCTAAGCGCAcaactaaaataacaaaggagtggcttcggaacaactctgtgaccattcttgactggcccagccagagccctgacctaaactcAATTGAATATCTCTGGAGAGATCTGAAAATAGCCGTCCACCAATGTTCACATCCAACCTGACCGAGAGGatggagaggatctgcaaggaagaatggcagaggatccccaaatgcaggtgtgaaaaacttgttgcatTATTACCAggaagactcatggctgtaccagctcaaaagggtgcttctactcaatactgagcaaatggtctgaatacttatgaccatgtgatatttcagttattcttttttaataaatttgctgactgtacattaatgagaaataaaatgaacttttttgattttatcaaatggctgcaatgaaacaaagagtgaaaaatttaaaggggtctgaatactttctgtactcactgtatacacacacacagagattatCATACTTATTCAGAGTTGATTGAAATAACTCAGATCAGTTGTTCTGGAATGGGAAACTCAGAGAGCTGATCAACTCAGAGGATACGTTTAATCTCAGTTTggtgaacatgcttcctggaataggaccAAGGACTAAGacacatgaacttgacagaatgactgaaaataaacaaTACAAGTGACAGACTAAACGCAGGGCACCGAGACTGAACACATAGACAAGACTAGAACTGAGCATGGGAAACAAAGGGAACTCAGAACGCTGGGCAAtctgacccaggaccatgacacttaaGGGGGACGTCCCTCTGCCTTCTGCTGGGTTGGGCACGGGGTTGTCATTGGGATGTCCGGCCCTGGGTCTTCAATGCTCTTGGGGTGCTGCAGGTGGTCTGGGTCTCCTGGGTCTTACTCTATCTGCCTGTGGCTTCTGGGGGCCATTGTTGCGACTTTCCACCCTGATTATTAAGTACATTTTGTGACAGAGACAGGCATTCACATTCTCTtactcacacaaacaaacacacaccacaacacaacaagactgttggtttgtgtagccatgTTTTGTCACATGTATATTTTTTCCAGGtactgtttgctttttttcttggtttggtttggtttttacaggtgcagcagttggtgaatcATTGTGGTTTTCTACTTGTTCTCTGTCCTCTTATCTTTAATACATATGCATTTATGTGAAAACTAACACAAAGAAATAGAATAAGGAGAAAAACACCAACAACAGGAGCCTGTAGggaatctatagagctcatcttggaagagcaactatgtttggcacaacagtgcattcagatcataattctgatGGCAAAACCTGTCAGacaagacaggcttaaaaaaacaaaagcgtTGTTACGTTCATGTAACAATCCCAGGCAGAAACTTATTATGCCAAATACTCCGATGATATGAATGCAGGATACTCTGCAGGAGAGGCAGTGTGTTTAATAAACTGGGAAAACTGTTCTCAGCTCAGCAGGACAAGACACTGATGCTCCCAATACACATTTCCTCCAATACTGGTGTGAAATTACATATTAAAACAGGCTGTGGAATCATTAAGGCTCAAAGGCACTATGCATGTGCAAATAAGTTgaatcaagcaaaaaaaaaaaaaattcccaagaCTGAATCAGACAAAGTGTAGAAGCTTGGACATAATACAACATCCTATAACAGATTCACAGTAAGCTGAaggttattattaaaaattgcCAAGAATAAACTTGTTCAGTTTCTGCCTTTGGACCATAAATTGTTGGATTGTTGGACAATTTAGGCTCAGTGTCACATCCTTACAGTCTTGTTTTTCCTGATCCCACACAGGTCCTCTCATTCAGCTCAGGTGAAGGCGTCCATGCAGACTTCCAGATGCTGAACGCCGACATCAGCTCACCATCTGCATCATACATCCTGAAACTAGCCAACCGTCTTTATGGAGAAAACACTGCCCACTTCCTCCCAGTGAGTCTTCACATTGCTCATCAATTATTCTATTCATAAAGTTCCTCCTTACAAAGACGGGATTAGTAAGTGGATATCTGCTCTCTGCAGACTTTCCTTGAAGCCACACAGAAGTACTACCAGGCAGACCTGAAGGCTGTGGACTTCATCGGAGCTCCAGAGGCGTGCAGAGCAGAGATCAACAGCTGGGTGGAGCAGCAGACAGAAAGTGAGAATATgaatctcccacagcaggaaaTCATTTGAAAACATCCTCATTGGATTCCACTTAAATGTTGGtttctttctgtgtttcctGACAGATAAGATAAAAGAGCTTCTGAAGCCAGGAACAGTCAGATCAAATACAAAATTGGCTCTGGTCAATGCCATCTACTTCAAGGGGAACTGGAAGAATCGCTTTGATGAGGCAAACACCAAAGAGATGCCCTTCAAagtcaaacaggtcaaaatgaaactgaattttaCAAATATGGGGAGATAAAGTTCAATGGAGGAAACAGTTTAGCCCAGGAAAGCATCTTCAGAAACATACTTTATAACATGATCACAATGGATTTCCTGTGCTTCAGAATGTGACCGTACCAGTCCAGATGATGTACCAGATGAAGAAGCTGCCCTACAATTACATTCCTGACCATGGTCTGCAGATCCTGGAGCTGCCGTATGTGGATGAGGAGCTCAGCATGTTTGTTCTTCTACCTGCGGAGTCATCAGATGGCTCAGACCCTCTGCTGAAGGTACACAATTTAGAAATAAGTGCCTACAAAGGAAAGCCAGCATTCTGCTTTATTATGAAAGTTTGATGACTATAGAATTTACAAACTATCTCTGAAGTGATATGTACAATGTTGAAATCAAACAACAGAAATACCAAAAAGTAAATTAATTGTGTTGCAGCTGGAGAATGAGCTAACGCAGGAGAGGCTGGACGAATGGACCAACAGGAACAACATGGACGTTGAGTCAGAAGTTCTCATTCACCTGCCAAAGTTCAAGCTGGAGGAAGACTACGAGCTGAACGAGCCTCTCACTCAACTGGGCATGAAGGACGTGTTCTGTGGAGGAAGAGCTGACCTGTCTGGCATGAATGGTGAAGGGGGACTCTTCTTGTCTACAGTGGCCCACAAGGCCTTTGTGGAGGTGAACGAGGAGGGCACAGAAGCAGCTGCAGCCACGGCTGGCATGATAGCGTTCTGCATGTTGAGGGAGGAACGCTTCACAGCAGATCaccccttcctcttcttcatcagaCACAATCAGACCAAGTCCATCCTGTTCCTTGGCAGATTCTCATCTCCTCAGTAGACAGAaccagcagaagaagatggtgGACCAGTTCAAATAAATGAAGCCTTTATGAATAATTGTGATGTTTTGTTAATTAAAGAATTGTAATTTTTCTGGCTATGTGCTGCAATCGTTAATAAAGTCAGATTATTTTATATGTAATTTgtaattaagttttttttctgaCGTTTATTTACAGTGCCACAGCAGTACAGCTAATGATGCCTGCTTGCTGCTAATGTCTGAGACAAAAATGACTCATGAGAGAAGCTTCAGTTCCTGTCTATATAAACACAAGATCCTTCCACTACAGGAAATCACAATTCAGCACTTAATGAACTTTCTGCAGTTTAACATCCAAAAGACAAGTGTAATAAgttaaaagtggaaaaacatctctgaacatgaaaaagaaaaaacttaaaattcaattttatttatatagcgccaaatcacaacagtcgcttcaagctactttatattgtaaggtgaagaccctacaataattacagagaaacccagcagtcaaaacgaccccattttgagcaaaacctcaggcagaaccaggctcagggaggggcagtcatctgctgcgaccagttggggctgaggggagagagacaggacaaaagacatgctgtggaacagagccagagattaataataactaatgattaaatgcagagtggacaTCTTGTACTTCATCCAGGGATCTCCAGGCGTAGTGCTGCAGTGGCATAAAGGGTTTATTGATTTCTGTGAGGCTTGTAGCTCACAGAGTAACTGCAGGCATCACTTCTGATGAGCCAGAGGAGTTCGAGGAAATGGATGTTGCCATTTCTAGCCTGGCCACAGTCTTTATCTTCAACTCAGTGAATACATCTGTCATCCAGATGTGCAGGGGTCTGTATCATCTACTTCATTAACACTGTTCTGTGTTGTCCCAGGTTCAAGTCCATGCTTCTTTGTGGAGTCCCCACTGCATTAGAGCCCCTCAGTCTTTGGCCTTAATAGTAGCTTCAGATGCTGTTATAGCACTGACCTACGAATAGGCAGCTTCTTGGTCAATGTGGATATTGTTTTCTGCTAATGCTTAGCTCCATGTAACCTTTGTCTTGAAGCCTCCTGTTATAGTAACATCAGAGTCCTTCCACAAGCCAGTCTTGCCACTCGCCCGCCATCTTCTACAGCAGCAACTACttaggcaatttttttttttttaaggattataTGAATTAACTTAGAAGAAcaactttattt
Proteins encoded:
- the LOC115778626 gene encoding leukocyte elastase inhibitor-like; translated protein: MSGARPADFLAVYWTFWGNFARLFVLLLLSRPLILCEQSELQPQQPPEKHTPAMSAISSSNTVFALELFRTLSQANPAGNIFVSPLSISSALAMVYLGAKGDTAAQMAKVLSFSSGEGVHADFQMLNADISSPSASYILKLANRLYGENTAHFLPTFLEATQKYYQADLKAVDFIGAPEACRAEINSWVEQQTENKIKELLKPGTVRSNTKLALVNAIYFKGNWKNRFDEANTKEMPFKVKQNVTVPVQMMYQMKKLPYNYIPDHGLQILELPYVDEELSMFVLLPAESSDGSDPLLKLENELTQERLDEWTNRNNMDVESEVLIHLPKFKLEEDYELNEPLTQLGMKDVFCGGRADLSGMNGEGGLFLSTVAHKAFVEVNEEGTEAAAATAGMIAFCMLREERFTADHPFLFFIRHNQTKSILFLGRFSSPQ